The DNA segment GCCAAGTCTGAGTGATCACATGCCTACCAATGAAGTACGGGACCTAGTTTCTAACGCCAATCTTCTCAATAAGTTCTCTGTTGCACTCTCTAACCATTGGTCCAATGCCTCCATCTCCCTCTCAGTAAGCATACCATTGTCAGAGTTTATTTCATAGACACCATTAATTAGCCTCTGTATTCCAGTACTACAGACAATCATACCCTCTGGAGTATCTTCCTGTATCTGAAATGCTCTAGATGATCAGAAGTTGCCTTATCCAAAAGCTGCATCTTCCCTACCGCTGGAAATGGGTTAATGGGCTGAGCCCAACCGACCCAATATTTGAAAGTGGAGAGAGCAGTTGCTCTTAAGTTTTTTAACTACTCAAAAAAATGCCATTGAAATTTTTGAGTGGTTCTAGTCTCATTCATGACTTGGGTCACTCCTAGCCAATACAAGCTTGTTACATGAAAGGCGTCAAAATCAAAGCAAGCCAACTTTAATACAACTAAATGAATTTCAAAGATTTtgggaaaattcaaaaaaagttTTCATATGGGTTCATCATAATCCATACATCGCAATACACCAATGTCAAATAGTTGTTAAGAAGTACAAGGTAGAGACCATAATATGTGCCTTAATCACACCTTCGTAACTCCAAATACTAGGGATTTGTTATAGTTTTGTTTATAATACTTCGATCAATGAATGAAACAACTAATTGAGACGAAACAAGATTCTTGTGCATCtataaaagtaatttgtttttttctttataaacaCCCCCAAAAAGCTCTCAATTGATTGATGGAAACAATTGGTCGGTCTAGCTTTAAATGGAAGGTTGCTTTATGGGCTCAAAACCTTCTAATTGAGCCAATTGGCCACCGAAAATTTCAGACTCGTTACAAACACATACGAAATACATTATATTATTAGGGTCATGCTACAGTATCAAAATGTACTTTCAACATCAATCTTATTGTGTACTTAATCTCATTTCTCTGTAATCCAATCTCATACTATTTGCCAGGACAGCCTAATTCTACTACATATAAAGCCATAGCTAGAGGCACATATTTGGAAGTGAATGTACTAACAGTGGACTACACCAATTAGGCAAGTGAATATACTAACAGTGGAGTACCATACATTTTGATTGCGGCTAGCGTAGGGCCAGGGAGGTGGCTGTTTGATACGCCTGTGAGTCAAATTCTTCGGGAGGACAACACATAGGCAACCCAGGCGCCTATTAatgggaaaaatattaaatatatctaCCACGTTTGAAGAaaatttagtttctatttttttatttttaaaattaaaaaaaaatagtattaaattctacgtaaaaaattaaacttttgtaaaaaaaaaaaacaaaaaagttatatatttatcttaatacctttaaaaatctattttcttaaacaattttttttttaaaaaaagaaagttcatGGAAACATAGGGACAATTATTTGGACACACCCCTCTTGTTTAGCATAAGCTCTTGCTTAATTTGGTCATCCATGGCTTAAATACACCACCAATTATGACCAACAGCCATATAGTAAGGTAATTTGCATTTTCTTATGCTAACCTAAGCTGTGATTATAGAAAGAATAATAcactaattaaatattttttttttttaagattatgtACATAAAGTTTGTCATGTATGTGTGCTAATCCTCCTCTTTTACAAAcaagaattttcatttttggaaataaaaataaatagaatattcATATTTGGATGGGAAACCATTCTCATTGATGCTGCTAAAATGCCCATCACTCTAAAAATAAGAAACTCAGAATATATATACTTTAAAGGAAAAGGTGGGGAGGCTTGGGCATCTCCTCTCAAAGTCCTCCATTTGGAGATCGAAGCTGGGAATATCACATTGCAGAGGGTGATGGTCATGGTCATGGTCATGAGGTGAGAGAACCCACCATTATTGAAACTTACACTTAACTCAGCAGCAAAATGCTTGTCCATACCATATGATATGACACAGTTTCTATTTCTTCCACTAAAAAACAATACCTATTTGTATGATATGGTCACGTACCAAAAGTGAAGATCAAGGAACCAGTATTGATTATCAACATGCACTCTTGCTCGTGGTCATGGATCTGAGAGAGAAATGGCTCCTTTCTTTTCCGAGAGCTTGGCTTCTTCTCAAGTAAACAccataaaaaaaagaaggtcATCCATCAACCATATTATAAAGCAAAATATTAACCCTAGTATTTGAGAAACCCTAATATTTGAGAAAGGTTTGGGATCTACATACCTCTcaggagagaagaagaagaaggagaaatcTACATTCCTCTTAGgagataagaagaagaagaagaacccaCGTTTTCCCACAACTTTCTTAGAGCCTAATGCAAGATGAATAGTTGTGCATCAACCCATGTTTTCCCACAGCTTTCTTGAGCCTAATTGCAGATTGTCTTCTGCAAAAGACCATGGATCCATGCTTCCAAGTTCAAGAAAGATGTGGAAAAATTTGGGTCAACCCATCTTCCACTTAGTGCAACACCACCCAAAAACTTTGTGATGCATTGTGACACACAAATCTGTTTTGCGTTTCTTTGGTAGGTAAAAACTTCATCAAATCATTGAACTTGTGTTGGGCTTTTATTAGACTCGCAGGTTCATGTGACAAGAGAAACCCTAACCATTTGTGGTAAACTCCAAACAGAGAAACCCTAGAATCAGTGACTGACTCAGTAGTGTGGCTGAGAACTGAGAAGGCATAATAAAATGACCTAAAACTTAATATCAAGGAGTAGTGAGCACTGGGAGAAGAAGCCTCAGTATATGTAAaccctagaaaaggtagaaacaGAGCGGAACAGTGATTGTACCAAGTACAGTCAGAAGAGAAAGCTGAAGCGATTGGATTGCTTGAAAAGATCGTATCATTTATAGAAAAACGTGTTCATCTGTTTGGTAGCAagaaaggagagagaaaaaaaagggacaCCGGGTTTTTATCCATGCTTTAGAATCCAACCAAGTGGAGACATTcaataaatatgtaatttatattttattaaaataaaaatctacattatattaaaataataatcaatttgtaaaaaaatttatatttaattttttttaaggaaatttatctaaattaaaaaaaatagtaattggaTTCACACTCCTTTTTTTATAGGtgacaaattttcaattaacaCCTATTTATAAAATTGTCTTTAAAGAAAACTTATTTCCTtataaactgaaaaaaaaaaaaagtaaaaaaataaataaaagcccCATAGTGGGGGGAGCTTCCCTTCACGTGTCCTTCCCAAACTCAAGACCCTTTGACCGTCCATGACAAACATATAATCTGTCTAGCACCAGAAGTGAGAAGTTTTCATTCTTTCATAATGTCAAACGGATTGGATAGACCAAGTCGGTTGACCTTTCAGAAGGGCTCATAATGCCAAACGAAATAGACAGATCAAGTCGATTGGGCCTGTCAGACGGGTAAATCAATCCAATCAAGCCCTCAGGATTTCTTACATGTGTTATTAACCACACTTGATGTCTGAGTGATAGCCTAAATGTTGGATGTCTAAGCATCGGACTAGATGTCTAATGTCTAAGGGCTGGCCTAGATGCCTAATGTCTGAGCATCGAACTAGACATCTAATGTCTGAATGACGAATTAGACGTCATTTACACCTAAAAGTCAATGTCAATTAATTGTTACACACAATCCTAAATATTGGCAAGCTAAATGGACAGTCAGCTAGATTTTGGCACAACAATTAGCAAAAGGCACCAGTCAGCTACCCTTACTTGATGTGATTGCCTAGTCCACGCAGCAGTGATAGTATTGATTGTCATATTAAGGGTCGATTTATGTCGGGCAATCATCATTGTAAGAAAGACAATGACGATATCATCatctctatataaacccctcaATAATCACGAACAAGGTACACACACTCATTCTCctctctcacaaaaaaaaaaaaaaaaaaggtagttaAGAGTTATATTCGTTGATTTTTTACTTAAGCTTTGAAGGGGTGTACCCGGATCACCTGTCCAGACATCCTTCTGTGTAAGGAAGAAGTCTGTTTGACTCTAGTGAAGTTGGACGGACATGAATATGGCTCGACACCAACACCCACTATGAAGTGTTTTGAGTTTTTATCATCCATTATGTTATAATTTTTGGGTTGACAcctattcatttcctttttatttatttatttatttttggccTTTTGAAACCTCCACCGATATCAAAGCAAGTTCTTTTACCCCATTCAGgatcttttttaatatatgaaaaacCCTTAGTAATTAAGCCCCTCAAACTCTTAGTTTTAAATTGTCAATAAGACACctataaaaaattcttaataattaaaacgtattcacaaaattaaaaaaacccttattaaaaaaaaatccttaataattAAGAATCTTATCCTCTTAAGCTCTTTATTTGCATTTATATACACCTACATTGACTACCTAAAAAACAAATTCTCCATTTTTCCTCAGATAATGAGTATTAGGCCATGTTTAAcaactgtttttaagaacaattttctaCTCTATAGaacaaaaaatcaagaaaataataatagaaaacagtgttttcaaataacatcttttaattattttctactattttcacttgttttctaagaattatttaaaaaaataattatacaagtagaatgattaaaaatgaaacaacatacataaaaattatttttaaaacatatttaaaaatattaaaaataggttaaaaatattttagatttctaaatagacttttgttctataaaatatcaaataacagTTTTTCTCAAAagctatttttcaaaactattttcgaaaacagttctCAAAAGCTCTTTTTTTGCTCCTAAAGTTTCTaagggttttttattttctatttttctattttccccTCATTTATGAAGATGTTAAGgatttctaattttttgttttccgcTTATGAAAAGATTGTTTGAAGCTTTTGGTAAAGTAGTACATTAAATATTGATAAGATTGATATTATGAAAGGATTAAAGATTATATTGTATTCATTCTTTGAATTTATTGGaatttgttttgatcatattaTTGTCGAGGAAGTATAAAAGACTGTACAATATTCATTTTTGCTATTGTATTGGACTTTAGAATTTTTAAGACTCTATTTGATTTTAGAATTTGCATTAtttaatagataaaaaaattaaatttgtttaaaaatatttattactaattagcttaatttattcttatttaattattttactctATAGGACGCAATAGAAATCAACttaatatgaaatatgaatttttaatgatttatggTATTGTCATAACAAGTTATGGTATATCCACAACAAAAGGAAGATAATTATTTAtgtcatttataaattaattttaaaatgtctaaaaattgtttacattaaataaattttaaataaactactttttttaataatgaatttatataaaaagcttccaaatttaattttaattattccaTTGCCActaactataaaaatattgttaaagagttataaattattattaattattaaaaattatacatcaCTAttggttattaaaaattaagagatcaactcttaaaatatatttagatgatatttttccattttcattggctaaaaacttaaaaaaaaaaaaaaaaaaggaagcgcGAAAACCTTTTTTAAGAAGGTTGAAACCATTGAGGTAATAAAATCATATGGAAACCTTGTGGGACTAGTACAAGGAATATAACCATTATTGGCATAATTTATCTCATATGGAAACTTTGGAAGGAAAGATTCCTAGGTTCGCTCCATGTGGAGGTAAAAAATGATTGTCTCACAAAAGTGATGGAACCTAACCTTAAGAGGGTATTATTTATAGGTGCTCTTACTAGACTTGAGTGACTTGAGCCTATTAAGGTTTGAATCATTTAATCTAACTCAAAATGagtgttaattgattaattgaccatctaattaatcaattagcctaattcAAAAAACTTATTCATTATCCCCTATGTAATCttacataattatcaaaacactcGTATACATAAAAGTAAACCTATAATCAATTCAACCATCATAAATTGAGttatcatggtatatgagctcaaattAAAGATCACTAACACCAATAGGAGTATTGacttcttcaaaattcaattctaaagttgattcaatattctactaaagagaatcaactgcacTTTAATaccctatataaataacaatgagatgaaATTCGGGTTTGTGATTTACTATTCATTATATACAGACTCCCTACATACTAGTGTTTGTAATAtaataaggtagtgttatcatttatcaagattacctctccaaatattgagttacaaatctcacttattatataataaattgatatacTCTAGTtttaaggagcatatgtcagattttcactaaaggaaatgttatAATCATAATCTTTTAAATTACATGTTATTTGAATCATTAAAGGGAATATATTATCTTAATCttatgagatattatggtgtccctattgagaatatttgttaCTACAAACCTCCATCAATAATAACCTAATCTATAGAAATATGTTACCATTTTAGGGTCTCATCCATAAATCAAAGCTTCATGTTGACTTAGACATAAACTTAATATcttcttaaggttgagagttcatatAATATAGTAGCTTAGTAAATCATTACAATTGATAATCTTACATCATAATTCATTATAAGTTCTATTTATTATGCATCAtatacattagtgcactcaccttAGGAAAACTATTTCGACAGTCAAGATAAATCATCCatttaattaggaggtagtgtactacAATCTCAGATGGATGATCAAAATCCATGAAACAATTGTAGATTACTCATTACTTTATAAGGAATTCATGAGTTGAATATTCTGTGTAACTTTTAATATgcccaaatcatgtacaataatgcaagtgatgtgagacatgtatgctcaaataaccgACTACTTTAGTTGGGATGAGATGCCTAATATATACCAACTACTTTTGTCCAAACAAGCACTTTGACAACTTTACATATAAGTGGTTGTCCTTTTACATGCTCAACGTAGTACTAATCATGATTGTTTTGGATGCGACTCTACATTAATATATCATCGAGAAAACACTAGCACAAATTTGTAAAGAAacaatttaaatcattttgaagtATATTCAGTGTCATTTGAATACATTTctttattatctcaaattttaaaattttaaaagtaatttttataaattcaaaaagtaatttataagggcatagaaaataattatacttttagactaatatatacttttaaaattaaattatttattaaatttttgaaaCCTTAAACCAATTTACTAATGATTAAACTGAGCATGAAATGAAAATCTTGAAAGTGCACTGAAATTGGATTGAATTCGAGTTGGTTTTCACCCGGATCAAACAACTTACGACATAAAATTAGAAATCGGCCCAGTTAAAGCCCAATAGTTCAAAAGTTGGGCCGGTCCATGTTCAGCCCATTATCACCCGACTGAAACCCAAGTAGCTCCGATCTCTATTTACATAGAATCATCCCTTCATCCCTTCTCCAAACGCTGCGTTTCGGTAGACCTTCGGGTTCAAGGTACTGTTCGAATCTCTTTTCCCCGTTCATTCAATCGACTTGTACGttagaaaagaatttttttttttttttttccatttagggTTCGAGGATACAGAAGATTGTCCTTTGTCTGAAACTCATGAAATGCTTTAGCTTAGTTAATCTGggttgtttcttatttttattttttttgttgttgtggaTTTTTTGCAGCAAAGAAAGTGAGAGAGATAACACAGTAATGAaaatgtggttttttttttcttcattttcttggtaaCCAAACAGAGGGTTGGATTTCACTCTAGTACTTAATAAGTTAGATATGCTGTTCCGGGAAGTCTTCAATTCTAGGGTTTCTCTTTGAACAGACGTTTGGATTACTGCTcagaatgaaatttttgttagatTAACGGTCTTTCCTATTTGGGAATGTTTTCTGGTAACAAAATAGATTTTGGATGCCCAAAAAACTGAAAAAggtaattgaaattttgaattgtgAAATTGTCACCACCAATGATTAGGAAgcaaaagatgagaaatgagttgttttcttttattgctcatttttttttggaaaccaaatagagggttagggtttctctTTCAGTGTTTTTGAACTGTCAGTgctatatttgaaaattttgaattctaggGTTTCATTCTAGAATCTAGATCACTGCCGAAGCTAgaattcttataaaattaattatctagGAACATTATCTTGTACAATTATTTATGAAAACAATTTGGCTTGTTTTAAACATTCCCGAGTTTTACCGTGGAAAAATAAATGGTACTTACCGTGCTAAGAATGAATGAAGAGCAACCAAAAAAAACTTGAatgttaaagaaagaaaaagaagaacttTAAAGCGTAGAATAAatcaaatgaatttaattttattggttATGGTTGATAAATGATAAAAAGGTGAATTTATATGAACTTTAGggtgaatttattaatgattgttacagttaaataataaagatataTGAGGGGAAATAAGTGATATAATAGGGATACCTTTGGAAGAAAAAGGTCTATGAACCCGTCTgtacttttatatatagtataaacGTGTGCATGTATGCAAGTTGTTTTGTGTATGTACATaagtgtgtgtgtatatatgcAACATACAGTGTTTGTTAAGATTTAATTTGTTTCCAGACCTAACAAAATAGATTGCTTTCCTTAGATTTGTGTATTATTTTGCAGAGGTGTGTTGATATCTAGGTGTTTAATCCATGGGACATtattgaaaacaagaaaatgagcaTTGTGTCCAAGGAGACAATTGAGGTCATAGCACAGAGCATTGGAATTGCCAATCTGTCTGCTGATGTTGCACTTGCCCTTGCTCCTGATGTGGAATATCGCATGCGTGAGGTCATGCAGGTAATTTGAGTTTATTCAGAATTATCAGATTGGGGTTTGTTTAATTATTGAACAGGAAAAGGGAGAATAACCAGATTGGAGTTTGTTTAGTAATTCATAATTTCTTAGATGTTGTTCAAAATGTATTGCTTGAACCATGTTGCTTGGTATTTTAATGGacaatgttttatatttaacatGCTTGTAGAgagacaaaaaaattattttaccattCAGTTAAGATAGTACTGAACTCTTAGTTAAGTATTCAGTTGCAACAGatgcaattttttttgtcattgtATTTATGATCCATGACTTACCCTTGACAGGGGTCATTCCTCTGATCAGTGGAAGCAGACATTATGTCATACTCTGACATGAATAATGGTGGTCAAGATTGAAACTAGCTAAAATCTTGACATTGGGACATGACATTGTGTTGAATGGAAAATAAGTGTTTATCCATGTATTTGAGTTTGTGTCTCTGTTTTGCATGGAGAAAGACATCCTGAATCTTTACTTGatctttatttttctagttCTGCACTGGTGAGGAATTTTTCTCAAGGAAGATAATCTGATAAAACTTCTTCTTATTAAAAAACAGGAGGCAATCAAATGCATGCGGCACTCAAAGAGAACTGTATTGACAACAGACGATGTTGATATTGCACTCAACTTAAGAAATGTTGAGGTAAATATCACAAATATTTAAATGGCATGCCTTTTCAGTGCATAGTTCTTGACTTGCATGCTTGTTTTCTTAGATCATTTTAACACAGAAGTTAAGAACATCATGTGGGGCTCTTGGTAAATGGTGATTTTTTATCTTGATCAGTAATGCTGGGGAGACAGAGGAACTACAAGGGTTCTACTGTTTTGAGCTACACTTCATATGTTGATCTATAGTTTAATACATTTGAATGTGTATTCTTGTGCATTATTGTAAGGAAAATGCATTCTTCTTGGATATGTTAATTTAGATTGTAAAGAAAATGCATTCTTCTTGATATGTTAATTTAGAATGTATTTCTTTATAAGATTCATTTGGTTAAAGACAAGAAAACTTAATACCAGCTTATTTGCAGGCTGCTAATCCCTTTAGGGCTTTATGGGAACCTTCTTCTGTAAGAGCAAAAAGCCTTCTTTTCCTTCAATGAGAAAGCATTTGTTCATAGTTGCTACGAGGAAGATCATCTTCTTCTTATTCAATGTTAGCTTTGACCTATCCCCCCATAGAATCAAGGCTTAGAATCAATGCTTCTTCTTTAATGTGTTTATAATGCTTCTGGATGAAATTGTTCTATCAAGTGCAAGACCAGACGTATTAAAAAGATGCCTAACAAATAGAGGGGGAGCATTCCATGTACACAGGGTGTATACAAATAGTGCACAAAAAAGGGACTAAACCATACCTAAACTAACCAATCCCTGTGATATCTACAAAATCCAATAAGGAGGAAAAAGGAGAGCCATTTCCCCACCTGACCAAATGTATAATGCCATGAGAAGCAGTTTTTTCAACTCTGTGCATGACCGCTCCAATCCTTCAAATGTTCTTGTATTATGCTCTTTCCAAGTGATCCAGAATCTACAAGGGAAGAGTATCTAATTTGTCTAGGAATAATATTCCTAAAAGCAAGCAGACAGTTTGGGCATCTCTTGGGTAGCACTCCCTTTTGATTAGCATTCCATGTAAAACAGATCACTGAAACAAGGGGTATAATCAAGTAGAATGGCTGGCTGTAGAAATTTACTAGTATCAGTGGCTCACCCTTCTTGCTCATTCTGTTCTATAGTGGTATGTATGGCTGATAAGAAAATTCTTGTATTATCTACCTACTCAGTTAAGGAATTTCTGTCAAATATAACATTCCTATAGCtgaataaaaatttggaaaaaaatgttttgattcataaatgattttttacttCCCTGAAAAATGgttgttttattatttgtttaaggATTTATGGTTCTTATCTGAGTGCATAAGAATATAATCTTGAAAGATTTATGATCATTATGGCTCAATGCATGTAATTGAGGATACAttgattgatgcattttttttaaataaaaaaaacagcTTATTCGGCaacttgagaattttttttttccaaaagaaatttcttCCTTGATTTGGTTCCATCACATCTTCTTGCCTCAGCCAATTTATGGCTTTACCTCGGGAGGTCCGCTGCGGTTCAAAAGAGCTGTTGGACATAAGAATTTGTTTTACATCGATGACAAGGATTTGGATTTCAAAGATGTAAGTGATTGTCAATTGTGTTAATTGTCTGAACAAAATTTTCTGGATCATATTCCATGTCTTCAGAGATTTGTTTGACATGTAGGTGATTGAAGCTCCTTTACCGAAAGCACCACTTGATGCTGCAGTAGTTTGTCACTGGCTGGCTATTGAAGGTGTACAACCAGCTATTCCAGAAAATGCTCCAGTAGAAGGTCTGTCTCTAAAGTTTAAGTCTAGAGTAACAGTATCTGTTCATGCatacttaaaaaaaacttacctGGAATGTTATCTAGAAATTAGGATTATCAATTCTTTGACATActtgaggcttggctcaagtggtaagggGTTGGGGTGGAAATGAAATTGACCATTCTGTCTAATAGATTCTAGCACCTCTTAAGGTTTATGGTGGAATATGATGATTGCCTATTATCTCGATTCAGTTTTCTGTTAAAAACTTTGGGATGAAGAAATTTGTTGACTGTTTGTATCATGACATCAATTCCAAAcatttctaattattaaatgtATAAATTGCTGTAACCTTCAGACATCATTGCGTTAAATCTATGCTAATTTTCAATctatacatttatttattttattttttgtgagcCTTTAAATTTTGCCATTATAATCCAGACTTGGGGAGCCAAAATTTAGATGGGTGTATTTCATGTGTAGTCATTGCAGCTCCTTCTGATGGCAAAAAGTTTGAACAAAAAGATGATGGGCTTCCTGTTGACATTAAATTACCCATTAAGCATGTATTGTCTAGGGAGCTTCAGGTATATGCTATACTCTTTctgtcttatttatttatttattttttttaattttaattctgcAACTTATTAAAATATCCATTATTGTGGTTGTGCAGCTAtactttgataaaataattgatcTAACGGTGAATAGGTCAGACTCTGCCCTTTTTAAAGAGGCATTAGTGAGCTTGGCTACAGACTCAGGACTTCACCCATTAGTTCCTTATTTTACATACTTCATCTCCGATGAGGTAGTTTTTAAAGCTATAATTTCAGCATAATATGAATTGGGAGGAAATGTGGCTTATTGTTGCTAATTCCAATTGCTGCTTCTCAACAATGCTAGGTATCTCGTGGTCTGAATGATTTCAACCTCCTGTTTGCTTTGATGCGTGTGGTTTGGAGTCTTCTTCAGAATCCTCACATACACATAGAACCTTATGTAAGTTGGCATCTGGCCGTTAGGTCTATTTTGTAATTTACTGTTGTTTGTATTCATGATGAATTATGTAAGGTATGCACATAGAACCTTATGTAAGTTGGCATCTGGCATCATGCCTGCTTCAACATTGCCATCAGATGGGTCTAACAGCAGATTGTCCATGTGGCCCAAGTTAAGGTGGACGTAGTTCTGTGGACCTCACCATTAGATGACCCTTGAAAGAGGATATAGCCTAGACTGCAGTCACTGAATTGGATGGAATTTGCTGCTCATCATTTGACCTCTTTTTTTAGTCATCCTGATGAATTTAATTAGGGATTGGTGCTGGTGATACTTAGAAGGTGGAATGAACAAGAAAAGATCTTGAATAGTTTGGAGCCATAGACCAATgtaaacaaaaattttgttaaCAATCctaagaaaatgtaaaaaaaaataaaaatggtaatCAAGACTGAATGTCAATGGAGTCCATGTTAAATGGAAATGAAGCAACTATTATCTTGAGATAGTTGGCCAATTTTGTAAATAGTTCaatcaataatttaagtttTCTTGATATCCATGATTAATTTGTGAACTGTTGTGTTGTACATTATAAGGTCATTTGGCATGCGTTTAAATAGTTCAATATTGGGAAAAGGGCTATTGATCCTGATACTCTAGCTTATGTGTTAAAGTGACAGACATGTATTGATGTCCTTTTTGGGAAGTGTCTAACTTCTGTACATCTAATGGGGCATCTTTCCTTGTCAGCTGCACCAATTAATGCCATCTGTGGTTACCTGCCTTGTTGCAAAACGAATTGGAAATAGACTTGCAGACAACCACTGGGAACTTCGAGACTTCACAGCAAACCTGGTTGCTTCAATATGCAAAAGGTGGGGCATACTAAAGTTATTTTGTGCTTATAAGGGAATTGATAACCCTAGTTTTAGGAAATggagataaaatatttactcaaCCTTCCATTGACAGACTCATCTCCTTTTGCTCTTGAGAATAGATCCAATTCAGTATATATGGTAAGTGCACTTGATATAGTGTTTTTGCACTTGGGTTGGGAAGACTACAATGACTACCTTGTTT comes from the Vitis vinifera cultivar Pinot Noir 40024 chromosome 12, ASM3070453v1 genome and includes:
- the LOC100263756 gene encoding transcription initiation factor TFIID subunit 6 isoform X1 — encoded protein: MSIVSKETIEVIAQSIGIANLSADVALALAPDVEYRMREVMQEAIKCMRHSKRTVLTTDDVDIALNLRNVELIRQLENFFFPKEISSLIWFHHIFLPQPIYGFTSGGPLRFKRAVGHKNLFYIDDKDLDFKDVIEAPLPKAPLDAAVVCHWLAIEGVQPAIPENAPVEVIAAPSDGKKFEQKDDGLPVDIKLPIKHVLSRELQLYFDKIIDLTVNRSDSALFKEALVSLATDSGLHPLVPYFTYFISDEVSRGLNDFNLLFALMRVVWSLLQNPHIHIEPYLHQLMPSVVTCLVAKRIGNRLADNHWELRDFTANLVASICKRFGHVYNNLQTRLTKTLLHAFLDPKRSMTQHYGAIQGLAALGPNMVRLLIVPNLEPYLRLLEPEMLLEKQKNELKRHEAWCVYGALLRATGQSIYDRLKMFPALPSPPARVFRTNGRVVTSPPNKRKANNEHLEQQPSLKKIATDGPMDVVPTNLSSNMQPPETKGPVPSTDPDMGPSSSSRQIPHGNISDSRDRKGKGDSRALKMSAVLTQTWRDDLKSGHLLVSLFELFGESILPFIPAPEMSLFL
- the LOC100263756 gene encoding transcription initiation factor TFIID subunit 6 isoform X2 codes for the protein MSIVSKETIEVIAQSIGIANLSADVALALAPDVEYRMREVMQEAIKCMRHSKRTVLTTDDVDIALNLRNVEPIYGFTSGGPLRFKRAVGHKNLFYIDDKDLDFKDVIEAPLPKAPLDAAVVCHWLAIEGVQPAIPENAPVEVIAAPSDGKKFEQKDDGLPVDIKLPIKHVLSRELQLYFDKIIDLTVNRSDSALFKEALVSLATDSGLHPLVPYFTYFISDEVSRGLNDFNLLFALMRVVWSLLQNPHIHIEPYLHQLMPSVVTCLVAKRIGNRLADNHWELRDFTANLVASICKRFGHVYNNLQTRLTKTLLHAFLDPKRSMTQHYGAIQGLAALGPNMVRLLIVPNLEPYLRLLEPEMLLEKQKNELKRHEAWCVYGALLRATGQSIYDRLKMFPALPSPPARVFRTNGRVVTSPPNKRKANNEHLEQQPSLKKIATDGPMDVVPTNLSSNMQPPETKGPVPSTDPDMGPSSSSRQIPHGNISDSRDRKGKGDSRALKMSAVLTQTWRDDLKSGHLLVSLFELFGESILPFIPAPEMSLFL